The Prevotella fusca JCM 17724 genome includes a window with the following:
- a CDS encoding C10 family peptidase: MKRTLILALTVLANIALASANPVTKRQAMNIAAKYISNPTPSSGTPMTRSSKADEQPAYYIFTSSDDKKFVIVSGESKLNELVGYGDRMSKDGNEQPPYFKMFLKEYERVVKAVRSNAAKASTPQLPVKRKVEPLLGCKWSQFGPFNRYTPVISGQRTPTGCVATATAQLMYHHKWPQNRPEEYVSTSGDEARRSATYWWNEMKNTTNEMRTDYSQQAVGVLMYDIGKAVRMRYFYKGSDSNLQYACNALRDKFDYTVRYLDKDFLPANEFLNEVMQEISDGYPVLVVGGPHAFVYDGYDERGFIHTNWGWGGESDGYFDINTVYLNVYGFALSGSFWDDISVVFAHPNDGKAVPFKEIERGLDARTTTAFTIDKTDAARSESFNAKIMKLGSYSPVKGELGVFSGKVALALYNDRSQRVKVFNSTADNQTWASIFTSMSFEVDNISFEGLADGNYRLVPVFSEMLNAATKEYGDWKPINHANEMEVKLTADAVHINENNPKDVVVIERSPSVLAPFYEDSGNMAAFGFTMYNPGREEVRGDLVMTLTDQRTKEVFNGYLLTPNVVAQRLGRTSFTINMLAQYYNSGRVGALKQGRYGVTLSIRVKRNGTEVNIPIEMKEPFEIEVLPNVNRGTIQFTFVDFLVDGADANYSTFQLNKISEIGLQVHSKVYGYQIRNGYRGPIYYRLCDLTSNKWIDLGVARNVYLPCDAANNAAQTRISFASSLLEANHSYEVHLEIERDGKREDVWNPYALRNVFYTVDELRPTAIGSLESSGKMPKHIFNLDGVRQLQPWEALPAGIYIVDGRKVLKK, encoded by the coding sequence ATGAAAAGAACCTTGATTCTTGCGCTGACAGTGTTGGCTAATATTGCGCTTGCGAGTGCAAATCCTGTCACGAAGCGGCAGGCGATGAACATTGCTGCTAAGTATATCAGCAATCCGACACCATCATCCGGCACACCTATGACACGTTCGTCAAAGGCGGATGAGCAGCCGGCTTATTACATTTTCACCAGTTCTGATGATAAGAAGTTCGTGATTGTCTCCGGTGAAAGCAAGCTGAACGAACTGGTGGGCTATGGAGACAGGATGTCGAAGGATGGCAATGAGCAGCCACCTTACTTCAAGATGTTTCTGAAAGAGTATGAACGTGTGGTGAAGGCTGTGCGTTCTAATGCTGCAAAAGCCTCTACGCCGCAGCTGCCTGTCAAACGGAAAGTGGAGCCGTTGCTCGGTTGTAAGTGGAGTCAGTTTGGCCCTTTCAATAGGTACACCCCTGTTATCAGCGGACAGCGGACGCCTACCGGCTGTGTTGCAACAGCTACGGCACAGCTGATGTATCATCATAAATGGCCGCAGAACCGCCCTGAAGAGTATGTGTCAACAAGTGGGGATGAGGCGAGGAGGAGTGCTACCTATTGGTGGAATGAAATGAAAAACACTACCAATGAGATGAGAACGGACTATTCCCAGCAGGCTGTTGGGGTGTTGATGTATGACATTGGCAAGGCTGTTAGAATGAGATACTTCTATAAAGGGAGTGACTCAAATCTGCAGTATGCTTGCAACGCCCTTCGGGACAAGTTCGATTATACGGTACGTTATCTTGATAAAGACTTCCTTCCTGCCAATGAGTTCCTCAATGAAGTGATGCAGGAAATATCCGACGGCTATCCTGTCTTGGTGGTTGGAGGCCCTCACGCCTTTGTCTATGACGGTTATGATGAGCGTGGATTTATCCATACCAACTGGGGATGGGGAGGTGAAAGCGATGGCTATTTCGACATCAATACCGTCTATCTGAATGTTTACGGCTTTGCACTCAGTGGTTCTTTCTGGGATGATATTTCTGTGGTTTTTGCCCATCCCAACGACGGCAAGGCTGTTCCCTTTAAGGAAATAGAACGTGGTCTGGATGCCCGTACTACCACGGCATTCACTATAGACAAGACGGATGCAGCCCGTTCTGAAAGTTTCAATGCAAAGATTATGAAGTTAGGTTCATACAGTCCTGTGAAAGGGGAGCTGGGCGTGTTCTCCGGTAAGGTGGCGCTTGCCCTTTATAATGACAGGAGTCAGCGGGTGAAAGTCTTTAATTCAACTGCTGACAACCAGACTTGGGCATCTATTTTCACCTCGATGTCGTTTGAAGTAGACAATATCAGTTTTGAAGGTCTTGCCGATGGAAACTATCGTCTTGTACCTGTTTTCTCGGAGATGCTCAATGCTGCGACCAAAGAATACGGTGACTGGAAGCCGATTAATCACGCCAATGAAATGGAGGTGAAACTCACGGCGGATGCTGTTCACATCAATGAGAATAATCCTAAGGACGTTGTTGTGATTGAGAGAAGTCCGAGTGTGCTTGCTCCTTTCTATGAGGATTCGGGAAATATGGCAGCCTTCGGTTTCACAATGTATAACCCAGGGAGGGAAGAAGTGCGTGGCGACCTGGTGATGACGCTCACGGACCAGCGTACAAAAGAGGTCTTTAACGGCTATCTGCTTACACCAAACGTCGTTGCACAGCGTCTTGGACGTACTTCTTTCACCATCAATATGCTGGCACAGTATTATAATTCCGGCAGGGTAGGTGCCTTGAAACAGGGCAGGTACGGTGTGACACTGTCTATAAGGGTCAAGAGAAACGGGACAGAGGTCAATATTCCAATTGAGATGAAAGAGCCATTTGAGATTGAAGTCTTGCCAAATGTGAACAGAGGAACCATCCAGTTTACTTTTGTCGACTTCCTCGTCGATGGTGCTGATGCCAATTATAGCACCTTCCAGTTGAATAAAATAAGCGAAATCGGCTTGCAGGTGCATTCTAAAGTATATGGTTATCAAATCAGGAATGGTTATCGTGGACCGATTTACTATCGTCTGTGTGACCTGACAAGCAACAAGTGGATTGACTTGGGTGTCGCCCGTAATGTTTACCTGCCTTGTGATGCAGCCAATAATGCAGCTCAGACACGTATCAGCTTTGCATCGTCTTTGTTGGAAGCTAACCATTCTTACGAGGTGCATCTTGAGATTGAGCGTGACGGAAAGCGTGAGGATGTGTGGAATCCGTATGCGTTACGCAACGTGTTCTACACCGTTGACGAGTTGAGACCTACGGCTATCGGTTCGCTTGAGAGCAGCGGAAAGATGCCAAAGCACATCTTCAACTTGGACGGTGTGCGCCAGTTACAGCCTTGGGAAGCTCTTCCTG